The Saccharopolyspora gloriosae genome has a segment encoding these proteins:
- a CDS encoding pyridoxamine 5'-phosphate oxidase family protein, translated as MSRFARLAFTDAVREMQVEQGSRPVYRKDLGASVGLESDPLGDREREFITARDGCYVASVGETGWPYVQFRGGPAGFVHVLDSGTLGYADVRGNRQYITDGNVRGDDRVALFFMDYATRTRLKLFGHAEVRDVADDPELTARLNEPRTDGRVERLVLIGVEAYDWNCPKHIPHRYSEADLARVHARLNRAENENTALRARLAALGEPLPE; from the coding sequence ATGAGCAGGTTCGCGCGGCTGGCGTTCACCGACGCGGTGCGGGAAATGCAGGTGGAGCAGGGCAGCCGCCCGGTGTACCGGAAGGACTTGGGTGCGTCGGTCGGGCTCGAATCGGATCCGCTGGGTGATCGGGAGCGCGAGTTCATCACGGCGCGGGACGGTTGTTATGTCGCTTCCGTCGGGGAGACCGGGTGGCCGTACGTGCAATTTCGCGGTGGTCCCGCCGGATTCGTGCACGTGCTGGATTCCGGCACTCTCGGATACGCCGACGTGCGCGGGAATCGCCAGTACATCACCGACGGGAACGTGCGCGGCGATGACCGGGTGGCGCTGTTCTTCATGGACTACGCGACGCGAACCAGGCTCAAGTTGTTCGGGCATGCCGAGGTGCGCGACGTCGCCGATGATCCGGAGCTCACGGCCCGTCTGAACGAACCGCGCACCGACGGCCGGGTCGAGCGGCTCGTGCTGATCGGCGTCGAGGCTTACGACTGGAACTGCCCGAAGCACATCCCGCACCGCTACTCGGAGGCCGACCTGGCCCGAGTGCACGCCCGCCTGAACCGCGCGGAGAACGAGAACACCGCCCTCCGCGCCCGCCTCGCCGCCCTCGGCGAACCGCTTCCGGAGTGA
- a CDS encoding DUF3592 domain-containing protein — protein MPGLIFCLLLLAAGIAVLRHGGNEVRVTRRLQDHGVRTTATVHGHERGAMLDQPLFGYSDQRGDQFTLQPKKIHNTFTPVGDQADVLYLPEEPQTSRLAATEGTPLKAATSAFIAGTLFCLAAVALTASLISEPTPDDHTGSSSAPPFLPAVSVGILLLALTVPVLRITSFVRLSRTGIRTEGVVVRKTDASKSGAWIVDFTDHDGRRIQFTSRHVTKRAGARVPVVYQRDRPQQAEVASPAPTIRRNGFAALFLLFLLATALLL, from the coding sequence GTGCCCGGGTTGATCTTCTGCTTACTCCTGCTCGCCGCAGGGATCGCCGTCCTGAGGCATGGCGGGAACGAAGTGCGCGTCACCCGGCGATTGCAGGACCACGGTGTTCGGACGACGGCGACCGTGCACGGTCATGAGCGAGGGGCCATGCTCGATCAGCCGTTGTTCGGCTACAGCGACCAGCGCGGCGACCAGTTCACCCTGCAACCGAAAAAGATCCACAACACCTTCACCCCGGTCGGAGACCAAGCGGACGTGCTCTACCTCCCAGAGGAGCCCCAGACCTCCAGGTTGGCGGCGACCGAAGGCACCCCGCTGAAGGCCGCGACCTCGGCATTCATCGCCGGCACGCTCTTCTGCCTCGCGGCCGTCGCGCTCACCGCCAGCCTGATCTCGGAGCCCACCCCGGACGATCACACCGGCTCGAGTTCGGCGCCGCCGTTCCTGCCCGCCGTCTCCGTGGGCATCCTGCTGCTCGCGCTGACCGTTCCGGTTCTGCGGATCACCAGCTTCGTGCGACTGAGCCGGACCGGGATCCGCACGGAGGGTGTGGTGGTCCGCAAGACCGACGCTTCGAAGTCCGGGGCATGGATCGTCGACTTCACGGATCACGACGGCCGGCGAATCCAGTTCACGAGTCGGCACGTCACCAAGCGCGCCGGTGCCCGAGTTCCGGTCGTCTACCAGCGTGACCGGCCCCAACAGGCGGAAGTGGCTTCGCCGGCGCCCACGATTCGGCGGAACGGGTTCGCCGCACTGTTCCTGCTGTTCCTCCTGGCGACGGCCCTCCTGCTCTGA
- a CDS encoding tetratricopeptide repeat protein, translated as MTAKTRLQVVRRQLDYSANDVIRMLDRLAKRLDVSVMSPTSLKTKLSRWENGHESVSEPYRRLFRELYGRTDEELGFPSEPDDQDVAELRARIAVARRVDPELLESFRLQVDHARQIDRRFGGVTMLDRLRGDIDQVSNLLGHSTLSGHREALAGVLTEASTLAGWEALDRSAHGQAWEHYERAKTAAREAMSLPLLAHATAEQAFVLIDIGETEAAAEQLAVAREVAGDAAPSLLRAWLAAAHGEGLSAVGQRDDALRAFDQADQLLPAEPVDPALPFLFLGGSHLDRWRGNALSKLGEAEAIDQLTDALPRLPEAFTRARTGILVDLAFAYAAAGERDAALEHSRQARRLASQIKSDRQLRRLSGLILPGSS; from the coding sequence ATGACAGCGAAAACCCGCTTGCAAGTGGTTCGCAGGCAGCTCGACTACTCGGCCAACGACGTGATCCGGATGCTCGACCGACTCGCGAAACGGCTAGATGTGTCGGTCATGTCGCCGACGAGCCTGAAAACGAAGCTCTCCCGCTGGGAGAACGGACACGAGTCCGTCAGCGAGCCCTACCGGCGGCTGTTCCGCGAGCTCTACGGCCGCACCGACGAGGAGTTGGGGTTCCCGTCCGAGCCGGATGACCAAGACGTCGCCGAACTACGCGCCCGCATCGCGGTCGCCCGCCGGGTTGATCCGGAGCTGCTGGAGAGCTTCCGTCTCCAGGTGGACCATGCCCGGCAGATCGATCGACGCTTCGGTGGCGTCACCATGCTGGACCGGCTCCGGGGCGACATCGACCAGGTGAGCAATCTGCTCGGACACAGCACGCTGAGCGGGCACCGCGAAGCGCTTGCGGGCGTGCTCACCGAAGCGTCCACATTGGCCGGGTGGGAAGCCCTCGACCGCAGCGCGCACGGGCAGGCGTGGGAGCACTACGAGCGCGCGAAAACCGCCGCGCGAGAAGCGATGTCGCTGCCGCTGCTCGCGCACGCCACCGCCGAGCAGGCGTTCGTGCTCATCGACATTGGCGAGACCGAAGCGGCGGCTGAACAGCTCGCCGTAGCTCGTGAAGTGGCCGGAGACGCAGCTCCCTCGTTGCTCCGAGCGTGGTTGGCGGCTGCGCACGGCGAAGGGCTTTCGGCGGTCGGGCAGCGAGACGACGCACTTCGGGCGTTCGATCAAGCCGACCAGCTCTTGCCCGCCGAACCGGTCGATCCCGCGTTGCCGTTCCTGTTCCTCGGCGGCTCACACCTGGACCGGTGGCGCGGCAACGCGCTGAGCAAACTCGGGGAGGCCGAAGCGATCGACCAGCTCACCGACGCGCTCCCGCGCTTGCCCGAGGCGTTCACGCGCGCCCGCACGGGAATCTTGGTCGATCTCGCGTTCGCCTACGCCGCAGCAGGCGAACGAGACGCCGCACTCGAACACTCCCGCCAAGCACGGCGCCTCGCCTCCCAAATCAAGTCAGACCGCCAACTACGCCGACTCAGCGGCCTGATCCTTCCCGGCTCCTCGTGA
- a CDS encoding helix-turn-helix transcriptional regulator, whose protein sequence is MSEDWTAVAHAIDQRVSELGMRQRELAERSHVSQAIVRELQHNTVQRRRSARTLEALSLALGWHAEHLSAVLDRRTPPQVGDPLTIADDDVPGRLSAIEHQLRRITDTLDEMNSRLTAETGRGGGSGG, encoded by the coding sequence GTGTCGGAGGACTGGACTGCGGTCGCTCATGCGATTGACCAGCGCGTGAGCGAACTCGGTATGCGGCAACGCGAGTTGGCAGAGCGCTCGCACGTATCGCAGGCGATCGTGCGCGAGTTGCAGCACAACACCGTGCAGCGGCGGCGGAGCGCGCGAACGCTCGAAGCGCTGTCGCTGGCGTTGGGCTGGCACGCCGAACACCTCTCGGCCGTGCTCGACCGCCGCACTCCGCCCCAGGTCGGCGACCCGCTGACCATTGCCGATGACGATGTGCCCGGCCGGCTGTCGGCCATCGAACACCAGCTCCGCCGGATCACCGACACGCTCGACGAGATGAACTCGCGGCTCACCGCGGAGACCGGACGTGGCGGCGGGTCGGGCGGCTAG
- a CDS encoding VOC family protein, translating into MQKITTCLWFDGQAEEAARLYTSIFANSRITEIQRYGEAGPGEPGTVLTVTFELAGQQFLGLNGGPEFTFTEAISLHVDCNSQEEVDRMTEQLVAGGEQGPCGWLKDRFGLSWQIVPSELTDMLRDPDPDRSDRVMREMLTMHKLDLNALRRAYAA; encoded by the coding sequence ATGCAGAAGATCACCACGTGCCTGTGGTTCGACGGCCAGGCGGAAGAAGCGGCGCGGCTCTACACGTCGATCTTCGCGAACTCTCGGATCACCGAGATCCAGCGCTACGGCGAAGCAGGCCCCGGCGAGCCCGGCACGGTGCTCACCGTGACGTTCGAACTGGCCGGTCAGCAATTCCTCGGCCTCAACGGCGGTCCGGAGTTCACGTTCACCGAGGCGATCTCGTTGCACGTGGACTGCAACTCGCAGGAAGAAGTGGATCGGATGACCGAGCAGCTGGTGGCGGGCGGTGAGCAGGGACCGTGCGGCTGGCTCAAGGACCGCTTCGGCCTGTCCTGGCAGATCGTGCCCAGCGAGCTCACCGACATGCTGCGCGACCCCGATCCGGACCGCTCCGACCGCGTCATGCGGGAAATGCTCACCATGCACAAGCTCGACCTCAACGCCCTGCGCCGCGCCTACGCCGCCTAG
- a CDS encoding YbdD/YjiX family protein translates to MPSSRAVLSRLGRSAREAWQITRGIVGETAYERYLEHHRQHHAGTTPLGEREFWRRHVDRGDTHPGSRCC, encoded by the coding sequence ATGCCCTCCTCGCGGGCGGTGTTGTCCCGGCTGGGACGCTCCGCCCGCGAGGCCTGGCAGATCACCCGCGGCATCGTCGGCGAGACCGCCTACGAGCGGTACCTGGAACACCACCGGCAGCACCACGCCGGCACCACACCGCTGGGCGAGCGCGAATTCTGGCGCCGCCACGTCGACCGCGGCGACACCCACCCCGGCTCCCGCTGCTGCTGA
- a CDS encoding helix-turn-helix domain-containing protein has translation MEKNFENAGRPTFYTVREAARIMRCNPSTLYRAIREDSFPAVRVRTRYVVPSAAVDRLAAEASESGGRVEVAEMAAERRTARDVARLNGGASW, from the coding sequence ATGGAAAAGAACTTCGAGAACGCCGGGAGACCGACGTTCTACACGGTTCGGGAAGCGGCGCGGATCATGCGCTGCAACCCCTCGACGCTGTACCGCGCCATCCGGGAGGACTCGTTCCCGGCCGTGCGGGTCCGCACCCGCTACGTGGTCCCGAGTGCGGCCGTGGACCGGCTCGCCGCTGAGGCGAGCGAGTCGGGCGGTCGCGTGGAAGTGGCGGAGATGGCCGCCGAGCGCCGGACCGCTCGCGACGTGGCGCGGCTGAACGGGGGTGCGTCGTGGTGA
- a CDS encoding LLM class F420-dependent oxidoreductase, with product MKFGISTFNTDEGIGPAELGRALEDRGFDSLFLAEHTHVPASRDTPYPGGGDLPRIYYRTLDPFVSLTAAAAVTENLLLGTGIALMIQRDPITTAKEVASLDLVSNGRVLFGIGAGWSRDEMRNHGTEPGRRGALMDERIRAMREIWTKELAEFHGEHVDFDPIYSWPKPVQQPHPPIYIGGESKRSFDRVAEYGGGWLPRAGTENLGELIKKVREHAGWRVPVSLYAAPKDSVVEEYAEAGVDRLLFYLPTKPRDESLERLDLLAGVVTKHS from the coding sequence ATGAAGTTCGGTATCTCAACGTTCAACACCGACGAGGGCATCGGCCCCGCGGAGCTGGGACGAGCGCTGGAGGACCGCGGTTTCGACTCGCTCTTCCTCGCCGAGCACACACACGTCCCCGCGAGCCGCGACACCCCGTACCCGGGCGGCGGCGACCTGCCGCGGATCTACTACCGCACGTTGGACCCGTTCGTGAGCCTCACCGCGGCCGCCGCGGTGACCGAGAACCTGTTGCTGGGCACCGGGATCGCGCTCATGATCCAGCGCGACCCGATCACCACCGCGAAGGAGGTCGCCAGCCTCGACCTCGTCTCGAACGGCCGGGTGCTCTTCGGCATCGGCGCCGGTTGGAGCCGCGACGAGATGCGCAACCACGGCACCGAACCGGGCAGGCGCGGCGCGCTGATGGACGAGCGGATCCGGGCCATGCGGGAGATCTGGACCAAGGAGCTCGCCGAGTTCCACGGCGAGCACGTGGACTTCGACCCGATCTACTCGTGGCCGAAGCCGGTGCAGCAGCCGCATCCGCCGATCTACATCGGCGGCGAGAGCAAGCGTTCCTTCGACCGGGTCGCCGAGTACGGCGGGGGCTGGCTTCCCCGCGCGGGCACCGAGAACCTCGGCGAGCTGATCAAGAAGGTGCGCGAGCACGCGGGCTGGCGGGTTCCGGTGTCGCTGTACGCGGCGCCGAAGGACTCGGTGGTCGAGGAGTACGCGGAGGCAGGGGTGGATCGGCTCTTGTTCTACCTGCCGACGAAGCCGCGGGACGAGTCGCTGGAGCGGCTCGATCTGCTCGCCGGTGTGGTGACCAAGCACAGCTGA
- a CDS encoding FKBP-type peptidyl-prolyl cis-trans isomerase, which translates to MSDLQVEDTKVGDGAEAQPGNVVTLHYTGTLSDGSKFDSSHDRGQGLTFTLGSGQVIEGWDTGVTGMRVGGTRTLVIPPAMGYGERGFPPVIPPNSTLHFDVELLEVN; encoded by the coding sequence GTGAGCGATCTGCAGGTCGAGGACACCAAGGTCGGCGACGGCGCCGAAGCCCAGCCGGGCAACGTCGTGACCCTGCACTACACGGGCACGCTCAGCGACGGCTCGAAGTTCGACTCGTCCCACGACCGCGGCCAGGGCCTGACCTTCACCCTGGGTTCCGGCCAGGTCATCGAGGGCTGGGACACCGGCGTCACCGGCATGCGCGTCGGCGGCACCCGCACCCTGGTGATCCCGCCCGCCATGGGCTACGGCGAGCGCGGCTTCCCGCCGGTCATCCCGCCGAACTCCACGCTGCACTTCGACGTGGAACTCCTCGAGGTCAACTGA
- a CDS encoding WhiB family transcriptional regulator: MNPEETERLARLDLLRSLPLDVLTDVVTDNGRCLWELTAGDPPEPTGAEPDRELAARLCADCPVRDECLELEFRSAGAETVGVWGALSEEDRRALYPMWRARREAERGEWE, from the coding sequence GTGAATCCCGAAGAGACCGAACGGCTCGCGCGGCTGGACCTGCTGCGGTCGCTGCCGCTGGACGTGCTCACCGACGTGGTCACGGACAACGGCCGCTGCCTGTGGGAGCTCACGGCGGGCGACCCGCCGGAGCCGACCGGCGCCGAGCCCGATCGGGAATTGGCCGCGCGGCTGTGCGCGGACTGCCCGGTTCGCGACGAGTGCTTGGAGTTGGAGTTCCGCTCCGCCGGAGCGGAGACGGTCGGGGTGTGGGGCGCGCTGTCCGAAGAGGACCGCCGCGCGCTCTACCCGATGTGGCGGGCACGCCGTGAAGCCGAGCGGGGTGAGTGGGAATGA
- a CDS encoding SigE family RNA polymerase sigma factor → MTAWPGDGLAAMDELTTKLTELYQDNYRQLLRIAVLLVDDRASAEDIVQDAYVRVFDSRTRLRDPDKALAFLRQAVLNRARSVLRRRLVAKRYQPRIATEDSRPDDTGRGLDRAVLADALTHLPRRQREAVVLRYYADFSEARTAQLMGVSQGAVKSYCSRGVARLSDLLRERV, encoded by the coding sequence GTGACCGCCTGGCCGGGCGACGGGCTGGCGGCCATGGATGAACTGACGACCAAACTCACCGAGCTATACCAGGACAACTACCGGCAACTGCTGCGGATCGCGGTGCTGCTCGTTGATGACCGGGCTTCCGCCGAGGACATCGTGCAGGACGCCTACGTGCGGGTCTTCGACTCCAGGACGCGGTTGCGCGACCCGGACAAGGCGCTGGCGTTCCTGCGGCAGGCGGTGCTCAACCGGGCTCGGTCGGTGTTACGCCGCCGGTTGGTCGCCAAGCGCTATCAGCCTCGGATCGCCACTGAGGACTCGCGCCCCGACGACACCGGGCGCGGCCTGGATCGGGCGGTGCTCGCGGACGCGCTGACCCATTTGCCGCGCAGGCAGCGGGAAGCCGTGGTGCTGCGGTACTACGCCGACTTCAGCGAGGCGCGGACCGCGCAGCTGATGGGCGTGAGTCAGGGTGCGGTCAAGTCGTACTGCTCGCGTGGAGTGGCTCGGCTTTCGGATTTGCTGCGGGAGCGGGTGTGA
- a CDS encoding FtsK/SpoIIIE domain-containing protein, with translation MNDDALRGSVNEVERAVFDAEIVDDRPRRERARRFARWWQRSPRVPASLKSWPLLRQALIDAAAAVTRSPWRFLRAVVRGVLFAVRRWRRWVRVHDYREAAEQSEKLADKFLEIRSLTLFRWKVTGSVALGVIGAGTVLGVLFGQSALWASLALVAVVAAVTGRRKEGAAGRKRVIAGPRSFAWTMDPQVLIDAFRDAKLIGREDTVHLVERAVRSGQGWAMTVDLPATRKAADVIKQREALASALAVDEVQLVAERVRGRRGHAGRVFLWVADDDPYSGPALPCPLLSVDSWDAWRPVPFGRDARNRRIDLPLVWTSLLVGAIPRQGKTFAARLATAGLVLDPHARLYVFDGKGGNDWDAVEAVAHRFVRGDDDRHAEAVRDHLTELVGEVQQRYTRMSTLDDELCPESKITRAISRDADLGMPITGVILDEVQVFLDNPKRQDVGEVKTTLGAHIADLLAYLARKGPAVGVVVILATQRPDSATIPSRLRAVLGSRFALRVMDWRDSNIVLGDQMNTRGYDASTLLPSHKGVGILRPDGEADGSGDVLAMTVRTYYLPNPEWRTLCQRGRKLREAAGTLTGHAAGDTSVRRIDPSTVATAVGATAPEPTTLPEPLGAVLDHLGDDLEAREFVSTAELTDALDLEPTAFGRRMGELGCQPRRGRLTDDTGTARQVRGYYTADLRAVIEHHRSEDVP, from the coding sequence ATGAACGACGACGCACTCCGAGGCTCCGTGAACGAGGTGGAGCGAGCCGTGTTCGACGCCGAAATCGTGGACGACCGACCACGCCGTGAACGCGCACGACGGTTCGCGCGGTGGTGGCAGCGTTCGCCGCGCGTGCCCGCATCGCTGAAGTCGTGGCCGCTACTGCGGCAAGCGCTCATCGACGCCGCCGCAGCGGTGACCCGCTCACCGTGGCGGTTCCTGCGGGCCGTCGTCCGAGGCGTGCTGTTCGCGGTGCGCCGGTGGCGACGATGGGTGCGGGTGCACGACTACCGCGAGGCCGCCGAGCAGTCCGAGAAGCTGGCCGACAAGTTCTTGGAAATCCGGTCGCTGACACTGTTCCGCTGGAAGGTGACCGGATCCGTCGCCCTCGGCGTCATCGGTGCGGGCACGGTGCTGGGAGTCCTGTTCGGACAATCCGCGCTGTGGGCATCGCTCGCACTGGTCGCTGTAGTGGCAGCCGTGACGGGACGTCGCAAGGAAGGCGCGGCGGGACGCAAGCGCGTCATCGCCGGTCCGCGTTCGTTCGCGTGGACGATGGACCCGCAAGTCCTCATCGACGCGTTCCGGGACGCGAAGCTGATCGGGCGAGAGGACACCGTGCACCTGGTGGAGCGCGCAGTTCGCTCCGGGCAGGGCTGGGCGATGACCGTGGATCTGCCCGCCACTCGCAAGGCGGCCGACGTGATCAAGCAGCGCGAAGCGCTCGCCTCCGCGCTCGCGGTCGACGAGGTGCAGCTCGTCGCCGAACGGGTGCGGGGCAGGCGCGGGCACGCCGGGCGGGTGTTCCTGTGGGTGGCCGACGACGATCCGTACTCCGGCCCGGCGTTGCCGTGCCCGCTGCTGTCGGTGGATTCCTGGGATGCCTGGCGCCCGGTGCCGTTCGGGCGCGACGCGCGGAACCGGCGGATCGACCTGCCGTTGGTGTGGACGTCGCTGCTCGTGGGCGCGATTCCGCGCCAAGGCAAGACATTTGCCGCCCGACTCGCCACCGCCGGCCTCGTCCTCGACCCGCACGCACGGCTCTACGTCTTCGACGGCAAGGGAGGAAACGATTGGGACGCCGTCGAAGCCGTCGCGCACCGTTTCGTGCGCGGCGACGACGATCGGCACGCCGAAGCGGTGCGCGACCACCTCACCGAGTTGGTCGGCGAAGTGCAGCAGCGCTACACCCGAATGTCCACACTGGACGACGAGCTGTGCCCGGAATCGAAGATCACGCGGGCCATATCGCGGGATGCCGACCTCGGGATGCCCATCACGGGCGTGATCCTGGACGAAGTACAGGTCTTCCTGGACAACCCGAAGCGCCAAGACGTCGGCGAGGTGAAGACGACGCTCGGCGCGCACATCGCCGATCTACTGGCCTACCTCGCGCGGAAAGGACCGGCGGTCGGCGTGGTGGTCATCCTGGCGACCCAGCGGCCGGACTCCGCCACCATCCCGTCCCGGCTGCGCGCCGTGCTCGGCTCACGGTTCGCACTCCGGGTGATGGACTGGCGCGACTCCAACATCGTGCTCGGCGACCAAATGAACACCCGCGGCTACGACGCCTCCACACTGCTACCGAGCCACAAAGGAGTGGGAATCCTGCGGCCGGACGGTGAAGCCGACGGCAGCGGCGACGTGCTCGCGATGACCGTGCGGACCTACTACCTACCCAACCCCGAATGGCGCACCCTCTGCCAGCGAGGCCGAAAGCTGCGTGAAGCGGCGGGCACCCTCACCGGGCACGCGGCGGGCGACACGAGTGTAAGAAGGATCGATCCGTCCACAGTGGCGACCGCAGTCGGCGCGACCGCGCCGGAGCCGACGACGCTGCCCGAACCGCTCGGAGCAGTGCTCGACCACCTCGGCGACGACCTGGAAGCACGGGAGTTCGTCTCCACTGCCGAACTCACCGACGCACTCGACCTGGAACCGACCGCGTTCGGACGACGCATGGGCGAACTCGGCTGCCAACCCCGCCGAGGACGCCTCACCGACGACACCGGCACCGCGCGACAGGTACGCGGGTACTACACCGCCGATCTCCGGGCCGTCATCGAACACCACCGGTCCGAGGATGTCCCGTAG
- a CDS encoding carbon starvation CstA family protein, with product MVLWVLVAAVGAISWGAIALGRGEEISAAWLVFAALASYAIGYRFYARYIAYRVLRVDDTRATPAERLNNATDFQPTDRRVLFGHHFAAIAGAGPLVGPVLAAQMGYLPGTIWIIVGVVFAGAVQDMVVLFFSTRRNGRSLGQMAREEIGPVGGIAALIAVLAIMIILLAVLALVVVGALKDSPWGTFSIGMTIPIALFMGIYLRYLRPGRIIETSIIGVVLLLLSIIGGSWVADSALAETFTLSGNQVVLALVVYGFIASVLPVWMLLAPRDYLSTFMKVGVIVMLAVSILIAMPVMKTEAITEFAWNGQGPVFAGTLFPFVFIQIACGALSGFHALVSSGTTPKLIEKESQVRVIGYGGMLTESFVAIMALAAACIIDPGMYYAMNMPSAALGDTLQSASQAVAGVGFQITPEQLAAAAAAVDEETLVGRSGGAPTLALGLSEVFSQVIGGDAMKAFWYHFAVMFEALFILTTVDAGTRVGRFMLQDTVGNVWKRFGDVTWKPGIWISSAVIVGGWGYFLWTGVNDPLGGINQLFPLFGIANQLLAAVALAVATTILIKSGRAKYAWVTIIPLAWDAVVTLTASWQKVFSPDPKLGFFSQRAAYQAAIDAGQTSKGSAGTVEEMRQVVTNSTVCGVLSVLFAVLILIVLVDAIRVWIQALRSTEPLPDTEAPHTESELWAPTGLFPTAEERRILRDRREPEDRQEVGAGT from the coding sequence ATCGTCCTGTGGGTTCTGGTGGCCGCGGTGGGGGCCATCTCGTGGGGAGCCATCGCGCTCGGCCGCGGTGAGGAGATCTCCGCCGCATGGCTGGTGTTCGCCGCGCTCGCCTCCTACGCGATCGGTTACCGCTTCTACGCGCGCTACATCGCCTACCGGGTGCTGCGGGTGGACGACACCCGCGCGACGCCCGCGGAGCGGCTGAACAACGCCACGGACTTCCAGCCGACGGACCGCAGAGTCCTGTTCGGGCACCACTTCGCCGCCATCGCGGGCGCGGGTCCGCTGGTCGGCCCGGTGCTGGCCGCGCAGATGGGGTACCTGCCCGGCACGATCTGGATCATCGTCGGAGTGGTGTTCGCCGGCGCCGTGCAGGACATGGTGGTGCTGTTCTTCTCCACCCGCCGCAACGGCCGCAGCCTCGGGCAGATGGCCCGCGAGGAGATCGGCCCGGTCGGCGGCATCGCGGCGTTGATCGCCGTGCTCGCCATCATGATCATCCTGCTGGCGGTGCTGGCACTGGTCGTGGTCGGCGCGCTGAAGGACTCGCCGTGGGGCACCTTCTCGATCGGCATGACCATTCCGATCGCCCTGTTCATGGGCATCTACCTGCGTTATCTGCGGCCCGGCCGGATCATCGAGACCTCGATCATCGGCGTCGTGCTGTTGCTGCTGAGCATCATCGGCGGCAGTTGGGTCGCCGACTCGGCGCTGGCCGAGACGTTCACGCTCTCCGGCAACCAGGTCGTGCTGGCGCTGGTGGTGTACGGCTTCATCGCCTCGGTGCTGCCGGTGTGGATGCTGCTGGCGCCGCGGGACTACCTGAGCACGTTCATGAAGGTCGGCGTCATCGTGATGCTGGCGGTGTCGATCTTGATCGCGATGCCGGTGATGAAGACCGAGGCGATCACCGAGTTCGCCTGGAACGGCCAAGGACCGGTGTTCGCGGGCACGCTGTTCCCGTTCGTGTTCATCCAGATCGCCTGCGGTGCGCTGTCCGGCTTCCACGCGCTGGTGTCCTCGGGAACCACGCCGAAGCTGATCGAGAAGGAGTCGCAGGTCCGCGTCATCGGCTACGGCGGGATGCTCACCGAGTCGTTCGTGGCGATCATGGCGCTGGCCGCGGCCTGCATCATCGATCCCGGCATGTACTACGCGATGAACATGCCCAGTGCAGCGCTCGGCGACACGTTGCAGTCCGCCTCGCAAGCCGTGGCCGGAGTGGGCTTCCAGATCACTCCGGAACAACTCGCCGCCGCGGCAGCCGCGGTCGACGAAGAGACGCTGGTGGGCCGCAGCGGCGGCGCCCCGACACTCGCCCTCGGACTCTCGGAAGTGTTCTCGCAGGTCATCGGCGGGGACGCGATGAAGGCCTTCTGGTACCACTTCGCGGTCATGTTCGAGGCGCTGTTCATCCTCACCACCGTGGACGCCGGAACCCGAGTCGGCCGATTCATGCTGCAGGACACCGTCGGCAACGTGTGGAAGCGCTTCGGCGACGTCACCTGGAAGCCCGGCATCTGGATCTCCAGCGCGGTCATCGTCGGCGGCTGGGGCTACTTCCTGTGGACCGGTGTGAACGACCCGCTGGGCGGCATCAACCAGCTGTTCCCGCTGTTCGGCATCGCCAACCAGCTGCTCGCCGCGGTGGCGCTGGCGGTGGCCACCACGATCCTGATCAAGTCCGGGCGCGCGAAGTACGCCTGGGTGACGATCATCCCGCTGGCCTGGGACGCGGTGGTGACGCTGACCGCGAGCTGGCAGAAGGTGTTCTCGCCGGACCCGAAGCTCGGCTTCTTCTCCCAGCGCGCGGCCTACCAGGCGGCGATCGACGCCGGGCAGACCAGCAAGGGCTCGGCGGGCACCGTCGAGGAGATGCGCCAAGTGGTCACGAACTCCACCGTGTGCGGTGTGCTCAGCGTGCTGTTCGCCGTGCTGATCCTCATCGTGCTGGTGGATGCGATCCGCGTGTGGATCCAGGCGCTGCGCAGCACCGAACCGCTGCCGGACACCGAGGCACCGCACACCGAGTCGGAGCTGTGGGCGCCGACCGGCCTGTTCCCCACCGCCGAGGAGCGGCGCATCCTGCGGGACCGCCGTGAACCGGAGGACCGCCAGGAAGTGGGCGCGGGTACGTGA